In Drosophila teissieri strain GT53w chromosome 2R, Prin_Dtei_1.1, whole genome shotgun sequence, the following proteins share a genomic window:
- the LOC122612368 gene encoding uncharacterized protein LOC122612368 isoform X1 yields MLVHTLKYNRSRRLPTRFISTRAITCYECDSVNNPGCGERFAGDDISTTDCDVVANMRSLGAEATCLTKYHEGMPGDTRFVRRSCYFGDASPIGISCDDGPDPVVPFMNFLGCTLCNTDLCNTAATLSTLPLVSALLVFGLLILLAN; encoded by the exons ATGTTGGTTCATACTTTGAAATATAACAGAAGCAGACGACTGCCAACACGGTTTATTTCGA CCCGTGCTATTACCTGCTACGAATGTGATTCCGTCAATAATCCAGGGTGTGGGGAGCGGTTTGCGGGCGATGACATATCCACGACGGATTGCGATGTGGTGGCAAACATGCGATCCCTGGGAGCGGAGGCCACTTGCCTCACCAAGTACCACGAGGGAA TGCCAGGAGACACGCGCTTCGTAAGGCGTTCCTGCTACTTTGGCGATGCCTCACCGATAGGCATAAGTTGCGACGATGGACCAGATCCTGTGGTGCCCTTTATGAATTTCCTGGGTTGCACACTCTGCAATACGGATTTGTGCAACACAGCCGCTACATTATCCACCCTACCCTTGGTCAGTGCCCTTTTGGTATTCGGACTGCTTATCTTACTTGCGAACTAA
- the LOC122612368 gene encoding uncharacterized protein LOC122612368 isoform X2, giving the protein MAMMAAVSSLFLLVTLASSARAITCYECDSVNNPGCGERFAGDDISTTDCDVVANMRSLGAEATCLTKYHEGMPGDTRFVRRSCYFGDASPIGISCDDGPDPVVPFMNFLGCTLCNTDLCNTAATLSTLPLVSALLVFGLLILLAN; this is encoded by the exons ATGGCGATGATGGCAGCGGTTTCCTCGCTCTTTCTGCTCGTCACGCTGGCAAGCTCAG CCCGTGCTATTACCTGCTACGAATGTGATTCCGTCAATAATCCAGGGTGTGGGGAGCGGTTTGCGGGCGATGACATATCCACGACGGATTGCGATGTGGTGGCAAACATGCGATCCCTGGGAGCGGAGGCCACTTGCCTCACCAAGTACCACGAGGGAA TGCCAGGAGACACGCGCTTCGTAAGGCGTTCCTGCTACTTTGGCGATGCCTCACCGATAGGCATAAGTTGCGACGATGGACCAGATCCTGTGGTGCCCTTTATGAATTTCCTGGGTTGCACACTCTGCAATACGGATTTGTGCAACACAGCCGCTACATTATCCACCCTACCCTTGGTCAGTGCCCTTTTGGTATTCGGACTGCTTATCTTACTTGCGAACTAA
- the LOC122613949 gene encoding uncharacterized protein LOC122613949: MVSSAKMILALTVLATVACTGYAIKCYQCDSLTNSECGKDIKSDSSLVLDCTKMAPPRFLQSFFPVRNATGCMKQTIDIPGNPQIVRSCYFGNIDDTKVGCQTDPSLTINKLLSCEVCTKDECNGSSSLAPIAGVILLFFGLTRLLG; the protein is encoded by the exons ATGGTGTCGAGTGCAAAAATGATCTTGGCTCTCACCGTCTTGGCCACCGTAGCCTGCACTG GGTACGCCATTAAGTGCTATCAGTGCGATTCCTTGACTAATTCCGAGTGTGGAAAAGACATCAAGTCAGATAGTAGTCTCGTTTTGGATTGCACCAAGATGGCTCCTCCTCGATTCCTCCAGAGCTTCTTCCCAGTTCGCAACGCCACCGGTTGCATGAAGCAGACCATCGACA TTCCGGGAAACCCCCAGATCGTGAGGTCCTGCTACTTCGGCAACATCGACGACACGAAGGTTGGATGCCAGACGGATCCCAGCCTGACGATTAACAAGTTGCTAAGCTGCGAGGTTTGCACCAAGGACGAGTGCAACGGATCCTCCTCCCTGGCCCCCATCGCGGGAGTAATCCTGCTCTTCTTTGGCTTGACCCGTCTGCTGGGCTGA
- the LOC122613663 gene encoding uncharacterized protein LOC122613663 — MESALKCSLAVAVMISLACSAYAVKCYQCESLTMPKCGLKFEADETLLLDCSRIGPPRYLQNFFPLRNATGCMKKTLESVAGHPQIVRSCYFGDINDIHGGCQSDPSMPFVKQLGCEVCSKDECNGSSSLTPVAGAILLFFGVARLLA; from the exons ATGGAGTCCGCTCTGAAATGCAGTTTGGCCGTGGCCGTTATGATCAGTCTGGCTTGCTCGG CCTACGCCGTCAAGTGCTACCAGTGCGAGTCCCTCACGATGCCAAAGTGTGGCCTGAAGTTCGAGGCCGATGAGACTTTGCTGCTGGACTGTTCCCGGATCGGACCCCCCCGCTATCTGCAGAACTTCTTCCCCCTGCGGAACGCCACTGGCTGCATGAAGAAGACCCTTGAAAGCG TGGCCGGACATCCGCAGATCGTGAGGAGCTGCTACTTCGGGGACATCAACGATATCCACGGTGGCTGCCAGTCGGATCCCTCCATGCCTTTCGTAAAACAGCTGGGCTGCGAAGTCTGCTCCAAGGACGAGTGCAACGGATCCTCCTCCCTGACCCCCGTTGCCGGAGCCATCCTGCTTTTCTTCGGCGTCGCCCGTCTGCTGGCCTAG
- the LOC122612367 gene encoding uncharacterized protein LOC122612367, producing the protein MPHYLLFFGALISLLASAYAIKCYACESVYEASCGDDFEVENHFKYDCAFIAPPRFLENDLLNINATACLKRVFKENGIRKIVRGCYFGEVNATDVWCKMDPTLTAVQNSSCHVCDSENYCNGSDRRPVDKWKIFASLILFLLAPQLR; encoded by the exons ATGCCgcattatttacttttctttgGCGCGCTCATCTCGCTGCTGGCCTCag CTTACGCCATCAAGTGCTATGCCTGCGAATCCGTCTACGAGGCTAGTTGCGGCGACGACTTCGAAGTCGAGAACCATTTCAAATACGACTGCGCCTTTATTGCTCCACCGCGATTTCTGGAGAATGATCTGCTCAACATCAATGCCACGGCCTGTTTGAAACGGGTGTTCAAGG AAAATGGCATACGTAAGATCGTCAGAGGCTGCTACTTTGGCGAGGTAAATGCCACCGATGTGTGGTGCAAAATGGACCCCACCCTGACGGCGGTGCAGAATTCAAGTTGTCATGTGTGCGACAGCGAGAACTACTGCAATGGATCGGACAGACGTCCAGTGGATAAATGGAAAATCTTCGCCAGTCTGATCTTGTTTCTCTTGGCACCTCAACTACGCTGA